The following are from one region of the Halarcobacter sp. genome:
- a CDS encoding HlyD family type I secretion periplasmic adaptor subunit — translation MSNNLLFEEKKWNYYVSVIPIMLFFIAFISWASFSEVDEVVRGSGKVVPSGQTKILQNLEGGIISDIKVKEGETVKKGQIIYTLSNEFFKADLKSKEIDLLAFRAAAVRLEATIDEQEDISFPDELKEKIPDIIENEKKIFFEDLKNKKTKINITRDQLKQKEYKLNEAQTKFENLTLELNLAQTNMQILESLYKKKVVSKKEYIGELSKKQNIVTKLSETRNSIPIIKEEIQEAQKKIQSVKSEIKSKYLEKYSTLKAEINKLIERNKANTDRELRKDIVSPVNGVINRLYFHTIGGIVKSGDKIAEITPLDDTLTIEARVATSNRAQIWAGQKVSVEITAYDFSKYGLLDGKLISISPDSFEDRNGNIYYLVKVKVDSNQFAPELPILPGMIANVNILTGKKTILQYIIKPLKDINKNALGEK, via the coding sequence ATGAGTAATAATCTATTATTTGAAGAAAAAAAATGGAACTATTATGTTTCTGTTATACCTATTATGCTTTTTTTTATAGCTTTTATTTCTTGGGCTTCATTTAGTGAAGTTGATGAAGTAGTAAGGGGAAGTGGAAAAGTAGTTCCTTCTGGTCAAACAAAAATTTTGCAAAACCTTGAAGGTGGAATAATCTCTGATATTAAAGTAAAAGAGGGTGAAACTGTAAAAAAAGGTCAAATCATATATACTCTTTCTAATGAGTTCTTTAAAGCAGATTTAAAATCAAAAGAGATTGATTTATTAGCTTTTAGAGCTGCAGCTGTTAGATTAGAAGCTACTATAGATGAACAAGAAGATATTTCATTCCCTGATGAATTAAAAGAAAAAATTCCAGATATAATTGAAAATGAGAAAAAAATATTTTTTGAGGATTTAAAAAATAAAAAAACAAAGATAAACATTACAAGAGATCAATTAAAACAAAAAGAGTATAAACTAAATGAGGCTCAAACTAAATTTGAAAATTTAACATTAGAACTTAATTTAGCTCAAACAAATATGCAGATTTTAGAATCTTTATATAAGAAAAAAGTTGTATCAAAAAAAGAGTACATAGGGGAACTATCTAAAAAGCAAAATATAGTAACAAAACTATCAGAAACAAGAAATAGTATACCTATTATAAAAGAAGAGATACAAGAAGCTCAAAAGAAAATCCAAAGTGTTAAATCTGAAATAAAGAGTAAATATTTAGAAAAATATTCAACCTTAAAAGCAGAAATAAATAAGCTTATAGAGAGAAATAAAGCAAATACAGATAGGGAACTTAGAAAAGATATTGTTTCTCCTGTAAATGGAGTTATAAATAGATTATACTTTCATACAATTGGAGGAATTGTAAAATCAGGAGATAAAATTGCTGAAATTACTCCTTTAGATGATACTTTGACAATAGAGGCTAGAGTGGCTACTAGTAATAGAGCACAAATTTGGGCAGGACAAAAAGTATCAGTAGAGATTACAGCATATGATTTCTCTAAATATGGTTTATTAGATGGTAAATTAATCTCTATTTCTCCAGATTCTTTTGAAGATAGAAATGGTAACATATATTATTTAGTAAAAGTAAAAGTAGATAGTAACCAGTTTGCTCCTGAATTGCCTATTTTACCGGGTATGATTGCTAATGTAAATATCTTAACTGGTAAGAAAACAATACTTCAATATATCATTAAACCACTAAAAGATATAAACAAAAATGCTTTAGGGGAGAAATAA
- a CDS encoding type I secretion system permease/ATPase — protein MDEALEKEAYKEEYPLLYTLKYILDFYFGDISIDTILNLSSISNNGFTSKMVIDVANEVGLSAVEKDIDGFDIPSHFFPCIIFNKENKPYVLLKRDKEVSLHDPITGKTLKEDVSFLKHFKKAILIFRDAKKEQLLDIERSKDWFWRPVKTFWRSYIEIGFLTFFINIFALAVPLFTMSVYDRVVPNNATETLFVLASGVIIILIFDVYFKSVRNHIIENVGKKLGLYLEEELMKRMLCIKSEFDNMLVGSKANLFRELNQIKEFFATKSIIQVIDLPFFFIAIFVIFLISPAVAMVPFSVAILIIIFNVVMQIPISNLSKKNVENIQSKNSYLVETIQGSEIIKLSNATSSKLFNWRNMVASTDSVGRKIQSLNVFSMNLSQTVVQFVTMAVIVVGVFEIASKNLTVGGLIAVTILSSRAMVPVIQTSMMVIRLKEIKESLNNINEFWHLPLENDKNVEIGAGQFKGEIEFSKVSFFYKNSKYPSLDECSLKINPGEKIGIIGQTGAGKTTFLRLLTGLDTPSKGSIFLDGHEISTIHPVEIRQNIGVMPQEPFLFSGTLKENIELSSPISKEKMMSLIKLTGLDELVKKSGQGDGLQVGERGSNLSVGQRHLVALARAILKDPSIVVLDEPTTGLDVGLEKTLISHVKEILKEKTLLVITHRFAALELVDRVIVLNNGKIVADGPKDKVLAALQQRGK, from the coding sequence TTGGACGAAGCTTTAGAAAAAGAGGCATATAAAGAGGAATACCCTCTTTTATATACCTTAAAATATATATTAGATTTTTATTTTGGTGATATCTCAATTGATACAATATTAAATCTATCTTCAATATCTAACAATGGTTTTACATCTAAAATGGTTATTGATGTTGCAAATGAGGTTGGATTAAGTGCAGTTGAAAAAGATATTGATGGTTTTGATATACCTTCTCATTTTTTCCCTTGTATTATATTTAACAAAGAGAACAAACCTTATGTATTATTAAAAAGGGATAAAGAAGTATCTTTACACGATCCAATAACTGGTAAAACTTTAAAAGAAGATGTAAGTTTTTTAAAACATTTTAAAAAAGCAATTTTAATTTTCCGTGATGCAAAAAAAGAACAATTATTAGATATTGAAAGATCAAAAGATTGGTTTTGGAGACCTGTTAAAACTTTTTGGCGCTCATACATAGAAATAGGTTTTTTAACTTTTTTTATTAATATATTTGCTCTTGCAGTTCCACTTTTTACAATGAGTGTATATGATAGAGTAGTTCCAAATAATGCCACAGAAACCCTTTTTGTATTAGCTTCGGGTGTTATTATTATTTTAATATTTGATGTGTATTTTAAAAGTGTAAGAAATCATATTATAGAAAATGTTGGTAAAAAACTTGGCTTGTATTTAGAAGAAGAGTTGATGAAAAGGATGTTGTGTATAAAATCTGAATTTGATAATATGTTAGTTGGTTCAAAAGCTAATCTTTTTAGAGAATTAAATCAGATAAAAGAGTTTTTTGCAACAAAATCAATTATTCAAGTTATAGATTTACCTTTTTTCTTTATTGCAATATTTGTAATATTTCTAATCTCTCCAGCCGTTGCTATGGTACCTTTTTCTGTAGCAATTTTAATTATAATATTTAATGTTGTTATGCAAATACCAATTTCAAATTTAAGTAAAAAAAATGTAGAGAATATTCAATCAAAAAATAGTTATTTAGTTGAAACAATCCAAGGAAGTGAGATTATAAAACTTTCAAATGCAACCTCAAGTAAACTGTTTAATTGGCGAAATATGGTTGCTTCAACTGATAGTGTAGGGAGAAAAATACAATCTTTAAATGTATTTTCAATGAATCTTTCCCAAACAGTTGTTCAGTTTGTAACTATGGCAGTTATTGTTGTGGGTGTTTTTGAAATAGCTTCAAAAAATCTAACTGTTGGTGGTTTAATAGCCGTAACTATTTTATCAAGTAGAGCTATGGTTCCAGTTATTCAAACATCAATGATGGTAATTAGATTAAAAGAGATAAAAGAGTCTTTAAATAATATAAATGAGTTTTGGCATCTACCTTTAGAAAATGATAAAAATGTTGAAATAGGTGCAGGACAATTTAAAGGTGAAATTGAGTTTTCAAAGGTTAGTTTCTTTTATAAAAATAGTAAATATCCTTCACTTGATGAATGCTCTTTAAAAATAAATCCAGGTGAAAAAATAGGAATTATAGGACAAACTGGTGCAGGTAAAACAACATTTCTAAGACTTTTAACAGGACTTGATACTCCAAGTAAAGGAAGTATCTTTTTAGATGGACATGAAATCTCAACTATTCATCCTGTTGAAATAAGACAAAATATAGGTGTGATGCCCCAAGAGCCATTTTTGTTTTCTGGAACTTTAAAAGAGAATATTGAATTGTCTAGTCCTATAAGTAAAGAAAAAATGATGAGTCTAATTAAATTAACAGGATTAGATGAATTAGTGAAAAAATCAGGACAAGGTGATGGCCTACAAGTAGGGGAGAGAGGAAGTAATCTTTCTGTTGGTCAAAGACACTTAGTTGCACTTGCTAGAGCTATTTTAAAAGACCCTTCAATTGTAGTATTAGATGAACCTACTACTGGGCTTGATGTTGGTTTGGAAAAAACACTTATTTCCCATGTAAAAGAGATATTAAAAGAGAAAACTCTATTAGTCATTACACATAGATTTGCAGCCTTAGAATTAGTAGATAGGGTAATAGTTTTAAACAATGGTAAGATAGTTGCAGATGGACCAAAAGATAAAGTTTTAGCTGCCTTACAACAAAGAGGGAAATAG
- a CDS encoding TolC family protein — MSILRYVLLIFLIVPSSYALDDSNDLNLIRATKLKQVEGKKELLNAVKKEYIAEVPGTSKLKTFNSDNNLDTKLYHKVKLIDVVLETLSRSDILKSSRESVIQNELKVKNAIADYYPTLNFNYEYGRTRTKPGENEGDKYKFYTDNNFEFILRQNLYSGNSTYNNIKSVSKKLEVARNQYRIKLDEEIKKAIKAYFDVVFTNRSVMVNERNMKKLNKILEIVTAKYESGAASIGDLTSIKANVANALTKLVKVKSKFVEALRYYEYIVGTQFQKTIPYEKNFNIDITDFDLLYQRALKKNRNLINYYKSIEAEKFNQKNKRSAFEPKIDFELAYGKTFDGEDIEEDETDISGKVKFTYNLFNGGRDKNKVLEVNSKIRDLSYKLEEEKKKVKWNLSKIHTSVKTVRDALESTIEEIKASRKMVTAYWEAFKLGEQDLNTLLQGQRQLNSAETELVNFEKNQLVDFFNILELTGELSSFFDVNPDSSKFIDFSKSDYKKTVIAKDGQNLILVEKEPKEVIEEKKEEKPVVEIKTPELSLKEKIDNYLKQFINFDDESFMIVISDFDSIYDAFNFMIENDLDDNSFAYDVVEKYNIKTKIAHNNFQTKEKAEEYIKQLKEKNSDKKYEIKNVSEIKKLYNEYIEGLEVKVPEQETKIKVVEKLIKPPEKKVFKTNPEFKEKFLNANNSFYTINVSSFTDLDALEEFINKNKIYDESFFFKYGNSGELLKLVTGIYEDYTNIEEIINKLILENENVFPIVEKISSVKTQYNDNLIFNENKLYKSNLSEKLNKKEEADQLAKIEAKRLAKIEAEKKVKEEAERLAKIEAEKKAKEEAARQAKIEADKKAKEEAARQAKIEAEKKAKEEAERLAKIEAEKKVKEEAERLAKIEAEKKVKEEAERLAKIEADKKAKEEAEILAKIEAEQKAKEEADRLVKIEAEKKAKEEAERLAKIEVEKKAKEEAERLAKIEAEKKAKEEAERLAKIEADKKAKEKAERLAKIEAEKKAKEEAVRQAKIEAEKKAKEEAARQAKIEAEQKAKEEAERQAKLEAEKKAKEEAERLAKIEAEKKAKEEAARQAKIEAEQKAKEEAERLEKIEADKKAKEEAEKNPKYTRPQTTSIEEVDFGTKVKEEFIPYKKRLENFRDEFKTVPKDKFTLEIATLKPSEVDWFVSARAVGPYYVVRDASNKVKLYYGIYETKEEAKKATETLHPVIYESNPPIKQIGSVR; from the coding sequence ATGAGTATTTTAAGATATGTATTATTAATCTTTTTAATTGTTCCTTCATCATATGCCTTAGATGATTCTAATGATTTAAATCTAATAAGAGCTACAAAACTAAAACAAGTTGAAGGGAAAAAAGAACTTCTTAATGCAGTAAAAAAAGAGTATATTGCAGAAGTTCCTGGAACTTCAAAACTTAAAACTTTTAATTCTGATAATAATTTAGATACAAAACTTTATCATAAAGTAAAGCTTATTGATGTTGTTTTAGAAACTTTATCTAGAAGTGATATTTTAAAATCTTCAAGAGAAAGTGTTATTCAAAATGAATTAAAAGTAAAAAATGCAATAGCAGACTATTATCCTACATTAAATTTCAATTATGAATATGGAAGAACAAGAACAAAACCTGGGGAGAATGAAGGAGATAAATATAAATTTTATACAGATAACAATTTTGAATTTATATTAAGACAAAATTTGTATTCGGGAAATTCAACTTATAATAATATAAAAAGTGTATCTAAAAAACTCGAAGTTGCAAGAAATCAATATAGAATAAAGTTAGATGAAGAGATAAAAAAAGCAATTAAAGCATATTTTGATGTAGTGTTTACTAATCGTTCAGTTATGGTAAACGAACGAAATATGAAAAAGCTAAATAAAATTTTAGAGATTGTAACTGCAAAATATGAAAGTGGTGCAGCATCAATTGGTGATTTAACATCAATAAAAGCCAATGTTGCAAATGCTTTGACAAAATTAGTAAAAGTTAAATCTAAATTTGTTGAAGCTCTTAGATATTATGAATATATAGTAGGTACGCAGTTCCAAAAAACAATTCCATACGAAAAAAATTTTAATATTGATATAACTGATTTTGATTTACTTTATCAAAGAGCTCTTAAAAAGAATAGGAATCTTATAAATTATTATAAAAGTATTGAAGCTGAAAAGTTCAATCAAAAAAATAAAAGATCAGCTTTTGAACCAAAAATAGATTTTGAATTAGCTTACGGAAAAACATTTGACGGTGAAGATATTGAAGAGGATGAAACAGATATAAGTGGAAAAGTTAAATTTACATATAATCTATTTAATGGTGGAAGAGATAAAAATAAAGTATTAGAAGTAAACAGTAAAATAAGAGATTTATCTTATAAACTTGAGGAAGAAAAAAAGAAAGTTAAGTGGAATTTATCAAAAATTCATACATCAGTAAAAACTGTAAGAGATGCATTAGAAAGTACAATAGAAGAGATTAAAGCTTCAAGAAAAATGGTTACAGCTTATTGGGAAGCTTTTAAATTAGGTGAACAAGATTTAAATACTTTACTTCAAGGACAAAGACAATTAAATTCAGCAGAAACAGAATTAGTTAATTTTGAGAAAAATCAACTTGTAGATTTTTTCAATATACTTGAGTTAACAGGAGAATTATCATCTTTCTTTGATGTTAACCCAGATAGTTCAAAATTTATTGATTTTTCAAAAAGTGATTATAAAAAAACAGTAATTGCAAAAGATGGACAAAATCTTATATTAGTTGAAAAAGAACCTAAAGAAGTTATTGAAGAGAAAAAAGAAGAAAAGCCAGTAGTTGAGATTAAGACCCCTGAATTATCTTTAAAAGAAAAAATAGATAATTATCTAAAACAGTTTATTAATTTTGATGATGAAAGTTTTATGATAGTAATAAGTGATTTTGATTCTATCTATGATGCTTTTAATTTTATGATTGAAAATGATTTAGATGATAATTCATTTGCATATGATGTTGTTGAAAAATATAATATTAAAACAAAAATCGCACATAACAATTTTCAAACAAAAGAAAAAGCAGAAGAGTATATAAAACAATTAAAAGAAAAAAATTCAGATAAAAAATATGAAATAAAAAATGTTTCAGAGATAAAAAAACTATATAATGAATATATAGAAGGCTTAGAAGTAAAAGTTCCAGAACAAGAAACTAAGATAAAAGTAGTAGAAAAATTAATTAAACCACCAGAAAAAAAAGTATTTAAAACAAATCCTGAGTTTAAAGAAAAGTTTTTAAATGCTAATAATTCATTTTATACAATTAATGTTTCATCTTTTACAGATTTGGATGCTCTAGAAGAGTTTATAAATAAAAATAAAATTTATGATGAATCTTTTTTCTTTAAATATGGTAACAGTGGAGAGTTATTAAAACTAGTTACAGGAATATATGAAGATTATACAAATATAGAAGAGATAATAAATAAATTAATTTTAGAAAATGAAAATGTTTTCCCTATAGTAGAAAAAATATCTTCTGTAAAAACACAATATAATGATAATTTAATATTTAATGAAAATAAATTATATAAAAGTAACTTATCAGAAAAGCTAAATAAAAAAGAGGAAGCAGATCAATTAGCAAAAATTGAAGCAAAAAGATTAGCAAAAATCGAAGCAGAGAAGAAAGTAAAAGAAGAAGCTGAAAGATTAGCGAAAATTGAAGCAGAGAAAAAAGCTAAAGAAGAAGCTGCAAGACAAGCAAAAATCGAAGCAGACAAAAAAGCAAAAGAGGAAGCTGCAAGACAAGCAAAAATCGAAGCAGAGAAAAAAGCAAAAGAAGAAGCTGAAAGATTAGCAAAAATCGAAGCAGAGAAGAAAGTAAAAGAAGAAGCTGAGAGATTAGCAAAAATCGAAGCAGAGAAGAAAGTAAAAGAAGAAGCTGAGAGATTAGCGAAAATAGAAGCGGACAAAAAAGCAAAAGAAGAAGCTGAAATATTAGCGAAAATAGAAGCAGAACAAAAAGCTAAAGAAGAAGCTGATAGATTAGTAAAAATCGAAGCAGAGAAGAAAGCAAAAGAGGAAGCCGAAAGATTAGCGAAAATAGAAGTAGAGAAAAAAGCAAAAGAGGAAGCTGAAAGATTAGCAAAAATCGAAGCAGAGAAGAAAGCAAAAGAGGAAGCTGAAAGATTAGCAAAAATAGAAGCGGACAAAAAAGCGAAAGAAAAAGCTGAGAGATTAGCGAAAATCGAAGCAGAAAAGAAAGCAAAAGAAGAAGCTGTAAGACAAGCAAAAATCGAAGCAGAGAAAAAAGCAAAAGAAGAAGCTGCAAGGCAAGCAAAAATCGAAGCAGAACAAAAAGCGAAAGAAGAAGCTGAAAGACAAGCAAAACTTGAAGCAGAAAAGAAAGCAAAAGAAGAAGCTGAAAGATTAGCAAAAATAGAAGCAGAGAAGAAAGCAAAAGAGGAAGCTGCAAGACAAGCAAAAATTGAGGCAGAGCAGAAAGCTAAAGAGGAAGCTGAAAGATTAGAAAAAATAGAAGCAGACAAAAAAGCAAAAGAGGAAGCTGAAAAAAATCCTAAATATACGCGTCCTCAAACTACTTCTATAGAAGAGGTAGATTTTGGTACTAAAGTAAAAGAGGAATTTATACCTTATAAAAAAAGATTAGAAAACTTTAGAGATGAATTCAAAACAGTACCAAAAGATAAATTCACTTTAGAAATTGCAACATTAAAGCCTAGTGAAGTAGATTGGTTTGTAAGTGCAAGGGCAGTTGGTCCATATTATGTAGTAAGAGATGCATCAAATAAAGTTAAACTTTATTATGGTATTTATGAAACTAAAGAGGAAGCAAAAAAAGCAACTGAGACTTTACACCCAGTGATATATGAATCAAATCCTCCTATTAAACAAATAGGAAGTGTTAGATGA
- a CDS encoding tetratricopeptide repeat protein has translation MYNKMVYTPQIFEKNDLDDAKKIILTKEGDVSTEERWDKETQFVVDDIISKFELDENKIVLDYGCGIGRIAKELIKKTSCKVIGLDISESMRKLATEYVDSSNFEAVSPEEFKRKIEAGERFDFAYSIWVLQHCIKPLEDIKLIKLSLKNDALIYILNNIKSAVPTNKGWIDNKLDIHSLLIKEFKEINISKLPVENSSEKISKNTFISLLENSKYKLNSLFQKAHKAYKEDKLEDAKMFYKKILDEDSSNAEAYCNLGFVLRKLGKNKEALDSYIKAINSNPKYGLTYNNLGNLLKDTGNFEAALKVYSDALKVNSKDFQIYNNIGMVYEKLKRYNDAIKCYKEAVRINPNYDKAVNNIGVVLYKQDKYKEAIEIFKIALKINPKYYELYSNIGACYNKLKMYDEAIESLNIAIEKNPENGGAYTNLGNVYNKIFDYKKAAKLHEKSIELEPKGENAYSNVGNSYKHLGQTKKAIDSYKKAIELKPDFVNAHFDLATMYLAKGDYKNGFLEYEWRFRKDEMLSHIANNKDIFSKPMFTGKEEIKDKTILLHSEQGFGDSIQFIRFLKPFKEKFPCKIVVKCRDELKELFKSLEEIDILVDRSEKTPEFDYHLPIMSLAKILELKSPKDLPKEFPYLFATKDKELEVKEEKGKLNIGICWSASVTGESYDGKVFSLEYFIPLANNPKINLYSLQVGPENEDIKKFGLEDKIIDLTDRLTDFSKTASLMKELDLVISSDTSVAHLAGALDVPVWVPLQKIPDWRWSNKGDTTPWYKSAKLFRQKTARVWDSVFQSIYDKLFSNFKIKIDR, from the coding sequence ATGTATAATAAAATGGTTTATACACCGCAAATTTTTGAAAAAAATGATTTAGATGATGCTAAAAAGATTATATTAACAAAAGAGGGTGATGTCTCAACTGAAGAGAGATGGGATAAAGAAACTCAATTTGTAGTTGATGATATAATTAGTAAATTTGAACTTGATGAAAACAAAATTGTACTGGATTATGGGTGTGGAATAGGAAGAATAGCAAAGGAGTTAATTAAAAAAACCTCTTGTAAAGTTATTGGATTAGATATTTCAGAATCTATGAGAAAACTAGCTACAGAGTATGTAGACAGTTCCAATTTTGAAGCAGTATCTCCTGAAGAATTTAAAAGAAAAATAGAAGCTGGTGAAAGGTTTGATTTTGCATACTCAATTTGGGTGTTACAGCATTGTATAAAACCACTTGAAGATATAAAATTGATAAAATTATCTTTAAAAAATGATGCTTTGATTTATATATTAAATAATATAAAAAGTGCAGTTCCAACAAATAAAGGATGGATAGATAATAAATTAGATATACATTCACTTTTAATTAAAGAGTTCAAAGAGATAAATATATCAAAATTACCTGTTGAAAACTCTAGTGAAAAAATATCTAAGAATACATTTATAAGTTTATTAGAAAATAGTAAGTATAAGTTAAATTCCTTATTTCAAAAAGCTCATAAGGCTTATAAAGAGGATAAATTAGAAGACGCAAAGATGTTTTATAAAAAAATATTAGATGAGGATTCTTCTAATGCAGAAGCATATTGTAATTTAGGTTTTGTTTTAAGAAAGCTTGGAAAAAATAAAGAGGCTTTGGATAGTTATATTAAAGCCATAAATTCAAATCCTAAATATGGCTTAACATACAATAATCTAGGTAATTTATTAAAAGATACTGGAAATTTTGAAGCAGCATTAAAAGTATATAGTGATGCTTTAAAAGTAAATTCAAAAGATTTTCAAATATATAATAATATTGGTATGGTTTATGAAAAACTAAAAAGATATAATGATGCAATAAAATGTTATAAAGAAGCTGTACGAATTAATCCTAATTATGATAAAGCAGTAAACAATATAGGTGTGGTTTTATACAAACAGGATAAATATAAAGAAGCTATTGAAATATTTAAAATAGCTTTAAAAATAAATCCGAAATATTATGAGTTATACAGCAATATTGGAGCTTGCTACAACAAACTTAAGATGTATGATGAAGCTATAGAATCTCTTAATATAGCCATTGAAAAAAATCCTGAAAATGGTGGAGCTTATACAAATCTTGGTAATGTATATAATAAAATATTTGATTACAAAAAAGCAGCAAAACTACATGAAAAATCTATTGAATTAGAACCAAAAGGGGAAAATGCTTATAGTAATGTAGGAAATTCATATAAACATTTAGGTCAAACTAAAAAAGCAATTGATTCATATAAAAAAGCTATTGAGTTAAAACCAGATTTTGTTAATGCACACTTTGATTTAGCAACAATGTATTTGGCAAAAGGTGATTATAAAAATGGCTTTTTAGAATATGAGTGGAGATTTAGAAAAGATGAGATGCTTTCTCACATTGCAAATAATAAAGATATATTTTCTAAGCCAATGTTTACAGGAAAAGAAGAGATAAAAGATAAAACGATTCTTTTACATTCAGAGCAAGGTTTTGGTGATTCTATTCAATTTATTAGATTTTTAAAACCATTTAAAGAAAAGTTCCCTTGTAAAATTGTAGTTAAATGTAGAGATGAATTAAAAGAGTTGTTTAAATCTTTAGAAGAGATTGATATTTTAGTAGATAGAAGTGAAAAAACACCAGAATTTGATTATCATCTTCCAATTATGAGTTTAGCAAAAATTTTAGAATTAAAATCTCCAAAAGATTTACCAAAAGAGTTTCCTTATCTATTTGCTACAAAAGATAAAGAGTTAGAGGTAAAGGAGGAAAAAGGCAAACTAAATATAGGTATTTGTTGGAGTGCATCTGTAACAGGTGAAAGTTATGACGGAAAAGTTTTTAGTTTAGAATATTTTATACCATTAGCTAATAATCCAAAAATAAATCTTTATTCATTACAAGTTGGTCCTGAAAATGAGGATATTAAAAAATTTGGTTTAGAAGATAAAATTATTGATTTAACTGACAGATTAACAGATTTCTCAAAAACAGCAAGTCTTATGAAAGAGCTTGATTTAGTTATCTCTTCAGATACTTCAGTTGCTCATTTAGCAGGTGCCTTAGATGTTCCTGTTTGGGTACCACTTCAAAAAATTCCAGATTGGAGATGGTCAAATAAAGGAGATACTACTCCTTGGTATAAAAGTGCTAAACTTTTTAGACAAAAAACAGCTAGAGTCTGGGATAGCGTATTTCAGTCTATTTATGATAAACTATTTTCTAATTTTAAAATTAAAATAGACAGGTAG